TTGTAGGGCCCAGGTCTCTGctccccaccacacacacaacacaaaacgattttcttttttctttttttttttttttttgtagcaaagCCAAGCCCAGCTCTTTTATAGGgataaaattccattttaaaataacaaaagtgGAAGTGAAcgttggggggagggggggggcacctCTGGCTACTGCACCCAGCGCCCTTTGCCTTGGCCCCAGTGCCCCTTGAGGCCCCAGGCTGGGCATCCCttggcacccttgggtgccgTGGTCTGGGGGAGAGGCTCAGTGTGCAcgcagcctgtgctgctgggctgcatcCACCACCTGCCAGGGGCTCCAGGAGCTCCAGGAGGGTTTGGCATAGGGGTCCTGGCAGCTGATGCGCACCCGCCGCATGTGCTCCTCCACGATCGTCTCCTCTGCGCCCTCCACGAACTTCTCAACCTGCAAAGGGTGGTCAGGTCACGGCCACGGGGAgggggcactggcacaggcacTGCGGGAGGCATTTTCCAGGGGAAGGTGCagggcacggagctgggggCACAGCGGTTGGGGTCACTGATTTCCCAACCTAGACTTGTGCCGTGGTGGCAGAGGAGCAGCGGTGACAGCTGCTGGGTGGGGGGGTGACAATTTCCTGCACCCCCTGTGTGCCACTGAGCAAGGCAAGTCACTGCTCCTCACGACACTCCTGTGCTAAGGGGGAGGccgagctggggcagggggagcacagctgtggggcagggcagcGAGGCCATGGGGCAGCGTGAGGCAGAAGGGGGTAGGGCAGCCGTGCAGTTACCTGGGTGCCATTGGAGAGCTCGTACTGCAGCCGGTACAGAAGAGCAAAGTAGGACCTGGGGAGCGgccaggaggctgggggggccCAGGTCAGGCGGAGCTGCTCGCTCTGCTGCTGCACGGTCAGCTTCTGGGGTGGATCTGGCCGCACTGTGGGCAGCGCAGAGCACAGCGGGGGCTGAGCATGGGGCACCGCTGCCCAGCCTGGGGCCGGAGCCCTCCCAAGAGGCTCCGGCACCCAGACCCCAGCCTGAAGGTGTCTCCCGCACCCCGCTGTTGCTGGGTTGAGCTCACCAATGTCACGGATGAAGAAGCGGGGGGAGGTGAAATTGAAGAAGGAGGTGTCCGAGATCCCCTCCAGgtacagctgcagctggtgcagctCCTCCGCGAAGGGGCAGAAGGAGGGGTCCGTGAAGCTGGCGTTGAACTGGCCACCACGACCGGTCACCGGTACCCAGTCCCCGAAGGATCCGTTACTGCGAAGCAAGGCAGGCGTGAGCGCTGGGCGcccgcggggctggggccagggtcGCGGGTACCCACCTGCGCATCAGCCGGGCACGGAAAACGGCCGAGCGGGGCCCCGTCCAGGAGCAGCGGAAGGAGCCGCGGTAGGAGTCAGCCTGGCAGGAGACGTTCTTGGCCTCCTCCTCACCTGGTGGGGCCAGGGGACAATGGTTAGGGTCGGCCGGGGCTGAGGAACGGTGCCCCTTCCCCAAGCAGCATGGGCAGGCTGGCCCCACAGCTGGGCTCCCAAGGGTTCTGCAGCCCTGCGCAGAGCATCGCCCACCTTGCAGGCTGTGGCACGAGCCTCCCTCATCACCACGTGCCAGCCTGGCGTTTCGTGGTCCCCCACCTGCCCCCACACTCCCTGcatccacccccaccccactgtCCCACAGGGCTGTGCCGGTCCCCCTTGCCCCAGCCCCAGGTACCGGTGACCCTGACCACCACGTGGGTGGTGTCCAGCAGGACGCCGCCGGCCCAGCAGCTGTAGTTGCCCGTGGCTGGCAGGTCCAAGCCGAGGATGGTGAGAGTCTGTCCCTTAACCACGAGCTCGGCCATGGGCTCCAGCTCCCCGTTCTGCGTCCAGGTCACTTGCTGCTTTGAAGTGTTGCATTTCACCACCAAGTCCTCGTTCAGGCTCCCCACCACAACTGGGGATTAGATGCAGAGGCTGGGGTCAGAGGCAGGTCTGTGCTGTGGGCAGCCCGGCCCCCGTGCCCTCATCCCAACCCCCAGATCCACCCTTCCCCACagtccccagcctcctccatcACCCCCTGTCCCCCCTGCGTCCCCCAGCCCGTAGAGCTGCCCCAGTCCCGTGCTCACACAGCCCCGTACCAGAGGGATTTGGGTGCCCCCAGTCCCCTCCAGCTGCCGTGGGTCCTGCAGCCCTCCCCACACCAGGGTGCCCCCCTCCGAGGCCCCTGTCCCCCCACAGTGCCCGGGCAGGGCAGGACTCACACTTTGGGGGAAAGGCAGTCAGGGCGTCCGTGGGGGTGAGGCACAGCACCAGTCCCACCAGCATCAGCAtctgggaggggaagggcagcgctgggggaaggcagccccgtgccaggcaggcaggcagccgtTCCCACGAGAGGAGCCGGGGCAGGGTGCGGCCGGCAGCGCGGGCGAGGGCACAGCAGCCTCAGCCAGGGTGGCAGCAGGtttgggcaggagggaggggagcggagcCGTGGGGGCAGCGGCTGGGAAAGCCCCGCACAGGGCGGGCGGTGGGCGCAGCACCCGGCCCTTCCCCGTGCAGCCCccggcaggagcagccccctgcctccCGGTGCTCCCCAGCCCCCGAGGGACCCCCGCTGTGCCTACCTCGCCGGCCATGGTGtgcgctgctcctgctggctctgcacgGGCTGGGGCCGGTGAGCTGCGGGGTATATACTGAGCCAGGAccctgtggggctgccccaAGGTGAAGCCAAACCACAGAGGCATCAGAGTTCTTAGAAGAGGAGAAAGCTGTGCGGGGTGGAGCGGGGTGGAGCTGCGAAGCGGTACCCACGCTCGGTCTCCAGCCTCATCGGGCATGGGTACTGCCcgtgggcagcaggagctcccCAGCGATACCAGGTTGAGAGCAGCGGGGACCCCATCACGGGGGGGGGCCCTCCGAGGGGCTGAGGGGTGAGGGGGTGGTGCAGGGCCCCCCAGGACGGTGCCAGAGCCCTGGATGCTCTCAGCTCCCCCAGGGTGCTCCTGAGCTCAGGACCAGCTGGAGAGTTTGCGCCGAGCACCCTCACCCTGCGCCCTCgggagagcagggaaggggcGGCCGAGCTccgagctccagcagcaccggGCCTGGGGGCGCACAGCCTGGAGGGGGCACGGCCACAGCCACGGCCACAGCCACGGCCACAGGCACGGCCACAGGCAcggcagggaaggggcaggagccCACCCTCAGGCAggagccagcccctgccccgctgcctgACCCAGGTGCCAGCAGCCGCCAGCCCCGCACCCAGCGCCTGGTGGCCCCGCTGTGACAAAGGGACAGAGCCCAGAGGggcgctgccagccccagccgggAGCAGGGACGAGCCCCTGCCCAGAAGGAG
This genomic window from Aythya fuligula isolate bAytFul2 chromosome 4, bAytFul2.pri, whole genome shotgun sequence contains:
- the LOC116488953 gene encoding interleukin-12 subunit beta-like, which codes for MLMLVGLVLCLTPTDALTAFPPKFVVGSLNEDLVVKCNTSKQQVTWTQNGELEPMAELVVKGQTLTILGLDLPATGNYSCWAGGVLLDTTHVVVRVTGEEEAKNVSCQADSYRGSFRCSWTGPRSAVFRARLMRSNGSFGDWVPVTGRGGQFNASFTDPSFCPFAEELHQLQLYLEGISDTSFFNFTSPRFFIRDIVRPDPPQKLTVQQQSEQLRLTWAPPASWPLPRSYFALLYRLQYELSNGTQVEKFVEGAEETIVEEHMRRVRISCQDPYAKPSWSSWSPWQVVDAAQQHRLRAH